The following are from one region of the Halobacteriovorax vibrionivorans genome:
- a CDS encoding pseudouridine synthase: MKKRLKIRLSENDIIFEDDNYIALNKKAGWPVHKTLDPMRDNCTDALKSYLKFREDGKSPYLVLVHRLDVETAGILLFAKSKEANKYLQDLFSSHQADKIDKRYLAICSGRPKTDEGTIENFIKGQREGRKEKMVVVSSGGKKAITNYWVKDFKNDYSLIEFQILTGRKHQIRLHAKSIGHPIFGDPIYSNSKEQDGQRLCAYKLSFFDKFSNQKIDLEIRPVFDLDNFRTKISDEFKYIIFNKPYNVLCQFGKDHKDQLSLIDYNLPKELYPVGRLDKDSEGLLILTNDGKYKDRMANAKSKVEKTYLVQVDGDITNEAIEELKKGVVIKDNYKTKPAKVKKIESNLVKVEQRDPPVRFRKNIPTSWIEVRISEGKNRQVRRMCAAVGFPTLRLIRTAIGNIKLGELKLGQFEFFDGQ; this comes from the coding sequence GTGAAAAAAAGACTTAAAATTCGATTATCTGAAAATGATATTATATTTGAAGATGATAACTATATAGCCTTAAATAAAAAGGCCGGCTGGCCTGTACACAAAACTCTCGATCCAATGCGAGATAATTGTACAGACGCCCTTAAAAGCTATCTCAAATTCAGAGAGGATGGAAAGTCACCTTACCTCGTCTTAGTACATAGGCTTGATGTTGAAACAGCAGGTATTCTTCTCTTTGCGAAGTCAAAAGAAGCAAATAAGTATTTACAAGACCTATTTAGCTCTCACCAAGCAGATAAGATTGATAAGAGATATCTTGCAATTTGCAGTGGAAGGCCAAAAACTGATGAAGGCACAATAGAGAATTTTATCAAAGGCCAAAGAGAAGGTCGTAAAGAGAAGATGGTGGTTGTTTCCTCTGGAGGAAAGAAGGCCATTACAAATTATTGGGTAAAGGACTTTAAAAACGACTACTCACTTATTGAGTTTCAGATTCTAACAGGAAGAAAGCATCAAATAAGACTTCATGCAAAGTCTATTGGTCATCCTATCTTTGGTGATCCAATTTATTCAAATTCAAAAGAACAAGATGGACAAAGGCTATGTGCTTATAAGTTGAGCTTCTTTGATAAGTTCTCAAATCAGAAGATTGATTTAGAAATTAGGCCCGTGTTTGATCTTGATAATTTTAGAACAAAAATTAGTGATGAATTTAAGTATATTATTTTTAATAAGCCTTATAACGTCCTTTGCCAATTTGGAAAGGATCATAAAGATCAACTAAGCCTTATTGATTACAATCTTCCAAAAGAGCTCTACCCTGTTGGACGACTTGATAAAGATAGCGAAGGACTTTTAATTTTGACTAATGATGGAAAGTATAAAGACCGTATGGCAAATGCTAAGAGCAAAGTTGAAAAAACATATTTGGTACAAGTTGATGGTGATATCACCAATGAGGCAATTGAAGAGCTAAAAAAAGGCGTTGTGATTAAAGATAATTACAAGACAAAGCCAGCAAAAGTTAAAAAAATTGAATCAAACCTTGTGAAAGTAGAACAAAGAGATCCACCTGTGCGCTTTCGAAAAAATATTCCAACAAGCTGGATTGAAGTGAGAATTTCAGAAGGAAAGAATCGTCAAGTACGCCGAATGTGTGCGGCAGTTGGCTTTCCGACACTTAGGCTTATTCGTACAGCAATTGGAAATATCAAACTAGGCGAACTTAAGCTTGGTCAGTTTGAGTTTTTTGACGGTCAATAA
- a CDS encoding rhomboid family intramembrane serine protease — MTNQDNDANQDNDLKRLHYIGSLRDEQIVSVIEKQLLNEGIHIRKEFENDFFHLFVVELKDLSQAREVYRVYIGGAKPIEVNKDWQYVQSLRMGPATIIILALCAIVFIFGWILKNENLYYLFAFSTSKLDPYHNLNAGEYWRIITPAFIHFGFMHVFFNLLWWKELGKLIEFTKGSFFLILLLLFTGIISNFLQAAMSPGFFGGLSGVVYGLLGFLWPYSRLNPNFKFKLPTTDIVLMTGWLFLGFFDVFNFKMANWAHGGGLVSGAILGIIFALIDRQKTQTDQA; from the coding sequence ATGACAAATCAAGATAATGACGCAAACCAAGATAACGACCTAAAAAGACTTCACTATATTGGCTCTCTAAGAGATGAACAAATTGTAAGTGTAATAGAGAAACAATTATTAAATGAAGGTATTCATATAAGAAAAGAGTTCGAAAACGACTTCTTTCATCTCTTTGTCGTTGAGTTAAAAGATCTCTCTCAAGCACGTGAAGTTTATCGTGTCTATATTGGGGGAGCAAAGCCCATCGAAGTTAATAAAGACTGGCAATATGTACAAAGCCTAAGAATGGGACCAGCTACTATTATAATTCTCGCCTTGTGTGCAATTGTCTTCATATTTGGTTGGATTCTAAAGAATGAAAATCTCTATTATCTCTTCGCATTTTCAACTTCTAAGCTAGACCCGTATCATAATTTAAATGCAGGGGAGTATTGGCGAATCATTACTCCGGCCTTTATTCATTTTGGATTCATGCACGTATTCTTTAATCTTTTATGGTGGAAGGAATTAGGAAAGTTAATTGAATTCACAAAAGGAAGCTTCTTTCTTATTCTCCTTCTTTTATTTACAGGGATTATTTCTAATTTTCTCCAAGCTGCAATGAGCCCTGGATTCTTTGGAGGCCTCTCTGGAGTTGTATACGGTTTACTTGGGTTTCTTTGGCCTTATTCGCGATTAAATCCCAATTTCAAATTTAAGCTGCCAACGACAGATATCGTTTTGATGACTGGATGGCTCTTTCTCGGCTTTTTTGATGTCTTTAATTTTAAGATGGCCAATTGGGCCCATGGTGGTGGATTAGTAAGTGGTGCTATTTTAGGAATTATTTTTGCTCTTATTGACCGTCAAAAAACTCAAACTGACCAAGCTTAA